One Pecten maximus chromosome 7, xPecMax1.1, whole genome shotgun sequence genomic window carries:
- the LOC117331815 gene encoding phospholipase A2 inhibitor-like, which translates to MSSLDLSGCDIYELQSESFQGLSSLRILNLSDTRLTSIEVSAFTSLQSLTSLDLSNNNLGNIAPALFDKLRRTLITLAISNSSLDVLNENTFRNMVSLEKLDLSQNNISSLPPSLLIDVGKLVDLNLKENRLHNIPPNVLEAQVNMEYLDLGTNLLTGIPPNMFDTTKSLRKIDLSANNITFLPENIFKVTHFLETVKLTGNPIHCDCEVLLLPQNIFGLELHGHCSSPQEYASSPIQDVQTGDVCISTTTLPTTLPTTLPTTLERVVSISPTPVITVKNKSGMESTQYVDSFESTRWTASSYDDIHPTATLTNVNMSASHNNSYRADVDMAQSGGHVFGSFGLNGFYIAMGVVGTVFIFGSVAMVMYRRRQASRSMVYIVNPEESNDHSGDDLVGSFVRVEPGSFDRVVDVGNSEIEK; encoded by the coding sequence ATGAGTTCTCTGGATCTCTCTGGATGTGACATATACGAATTGCAGTCTGAATCGTTTCAGGGATTATCAAGCCTGAGAATCTTGAATCTGTCGGATACTCGTCTCACTAGTATCGAAGTCTCGGCCTTCACAAGCCTGCAATCTTTGACGAGTCTAGACTTGTCCAATAACAATTTAGGTAACATAGCACCAGCCTTGTTTGACAAACTCCGAAGGACATTGATTACTTTGGCCATTTCTAACAGCTCATTGGATGTGTTAAACGAGAATACATTTAGAAACATGGTGTCACTGGAAAAACTTGACCTCAGCCAAAACAATATAAGTAGTCTACCCCCCTCTCTTTTGATCGACGTCGGGAAGCTGGTTGACCTGAATCTGAAGGAAAATCGACTGCACAATATTCCACCGAATGTGTTAGAAGCTCAGGTCAACATGGAATACCTTGACCTTGGAACAAATTTATTGACTGGAATTCCGCCTAATATGTTTGATACTACGAAATCACTTCGTAAGATAGACCTGTCTGCCAACAATATCACGTTCCTTCCGGAGAACATTTTCAAGGTGACACATTTTCTTGAAACAGTTAAATTGACAGGCAACCCTATACACTGTGACTGTGAGGTTCTACTTTTGCCACAGAACATTTTCGGTTTAGAATTACACGGGCATTGCTCGTCTCCCCAGGAGTATGCTTCCTCGCCAATACAGGACGTGCAGACCGGTGACGTATGTATTTCCACGACCACGCTCCCGACAACGCTCCCGACTACGCTCCCGACAACGCTCGAGCGCGTCGTCAGCATTTCCCCAACACCCGTAATAACTGTGAAAAACAAGTCCGGTATGGAATCCACGCAGTATGTAGACAGCTTCGAGAGTACACGATGGACGGCGAGTAGTTATGACGATATCCACCCTACGGCTACTTTAACCAATGTCAACATGTCTGCTTCGCATAATAATTCTTACAGGGCAGACGTAGATATGGCTCAAAGTGGTGGTCATGTGTTCGGATCGTTTGGTCTCAATGGATTTTATATTGCCATGGGAGTAGTTGGGACAGTGTTCATTTTTGGTTCAGTTGCTATGGTGATGTATCGTAGAAGGCAAGCTTCACGCAGTATGGTTTATATTGTCAACCCGGAAGAGTCCAATGATCATTCTGGTGACGACCTCGTAGGCAGCTTTGTACGGGTAGAACCTGGATCTTTTGATCGTGTTGTAGATGTAGGAAACTCTGAGATAGAAAAATAA
- the LOC117331109 gene encoding toll-like receptor 6: MYRKSRFTRQMMAYTLPRTTFFVLYLVLLWIPFSTSAATPTAAAVKPTMTYPCSVCRCLITVLQRGQSIAADCSNLLLTETPLDLPRIIGTLDMSENKVNSSYFLHLDKYPNLRHLNASFNTFANFDVSKDQILSSNFQILTLDLSGNVLKSVDNHTFDNMPYIREIRGLEALKFLPNSLNQLTDLQKLSVTSHQIDIPEELFHNLMISYLKLNATKTIYLPEKLFRHPHRSLLSNLSIIGGEIKELHVDTLRSLVLLKHIEIVGPNMRLPAHLFHDDAQGPTTNEDMPVNLKTIRIIGVRSLPRTIFHKQKM, from the exons ATGTACCGTAAGTCAAG ATTTACCAGACAAATGATGGCGTACACACTCCCACGGACCACTTTCTTCGTACTTTATTTGGTGTTGTTATGGATTCCGTTCTCAACATCTGCAGCTACACCTACTGCAGCAGCAGTTAAACCAACCATGACGTACCCTTGTTCTGTATGCAGGTGTTTAATAACTGTGTTACAACGCGGACAATCTATCGCTGCAGACTGTTCAAATCTGCTATTGACGGAGACCCCACTTGACCTGCCAAGAATAATTGGTACTTTGGATATGTCTGAAAATAAAGTGAATTCGTCATATTTTCTTCATCTGGACAAGTATCCAAATTTGCGACATTTGAATGCTTCTTTCAACACCTTCGCGAACTTCGACGTTTCAAAAGACCAGATTCTTTCCAGCAATTTTCAAATTCTAACGCTCGACCTATCTggaaatgtgttaaaatctgtTGACAATCATACATTTGATAATATGCCATACATTCGTGAGATCAGAGGGCTTGAGGCATTGAAATTTCTTCCAAATTCTCTTAACCAGCTGACTGATCTACAGAAACTCTCCGTTACTTCTCATCAGATTGATATCCCAGAGGAGCTCTTTCATAACCTCATGATTTCTTATCTTAAGCTGAACGCCACAAAGACCATTTATCTTCCGGAGAAGCTGTTCCGACACCCTCACAGATCTCTTCTGTCTAATCTCTCAATAATCGGAGGGGAAATAAAGGAACTACATGTTGACACACTGAGGAGCCTTGTGTTGTTGAAGCATATCGAGATCGTAGGTCCAAATATGAGATTACCTGCTCATTTGTTTCATGATGATGCCCAAGGCCCAACCACCAACGAGGACATGCCTGTTAATTTGAAGACAATACGAATAATTGGTGTCCGAAGTTTACCGAGGacaatatttcacaaacaaaaaa TGTAA